The nucleotide sequence cATCCTGTCAGAGAGGATTAACTTACAGTAGTTgcctttacccgtggcatggtattgacacccttccaattggggttacagattggaccccaactcaactattatagcacatttgggacatgtcggttagatgactacttcccacagtttcagtatcagtctcaataaaagaactcaaatagttttttagAATATTAGGACTGTACAATCAACTCAGATGCATTACGGAACTCAGACAGtttcatcaaatttaggactgtcagatatagtcactcatgttattagtatatcagttatcaaaactcatgttatcagtatattaGTTATTAAAACTCATGTTATctgtatatcagttatcagaactcatgttatcagtagtcagattctagactgtcagatacagtcactcagattagttcttcataattagaactatcaaaaataatcaTTCTgttatcaatatcagtaaacccatatatcaatatcagtaaactcagttgtcagcttatcagtaatacaattatatagtatcccagtattagtatactcagataccagtaaatccatgttatcagtaatcagattcagtagtcagtattCACGTTACGATGATCTTagtttcagtcatgcattcatgtatgcaatctcacgtttatgttagtcagtcagtttattattgttcatgcgtATGAGCCCTTGCATATCAGTCTACCTCACtagcatactcagtacattcagttgtactgacgcattcgtgctatggtgttttatatgccataggttcagacgtacgagATCTAGAGctcccttagtagttcagattcagccagcagcagtagaaagcagtgagtcctcattattcaaaggcatgattatgttattattttttagtattttagtgtagttttcagtagacggagttagttgggaatatgtcccctcaactccttattcagttaagttttagaggctttcagactatagtatgtttagactGTTGTTATCagtttggtattattataccgtTTTCATACATTGTATTATCagatatttattcatttttgaaccttatgtccttacagtattatgtttccgcatattttatggTATGGTTATTTAGTGCGcgggtacagatatcagtcatgggttagctaggggtccttcgggattgttagTACTGTGTAGGTTTCGGTTTTGAATaaagattaatttatttacagagtcgccatttggaattgagttttggtgtttcaagttacctttttgaatccctaatcagaaggaaatgactctttgttggtctgcaaaaacagaagcccgggtaaggaattctgttgaccgaaggaaaggtgtgaggcacccctcgagtcccgtagTTCTAGCACAGTCGCTTTTCTTGACTTATCTTGTCTTAAattacttttaataaattatgttaaggcataaatcgctcatttttaatatctaaaaatttgtctaaaaactctcgtatattatttcatattaaataaatcgatgaaagttgaaaaatatttatcaggtaaattttagtaaaatatttACTAAGGTGTATTTTTTACATCCTTGTATTTtgaaatgtctcaaaaagatacGTATGCCACATTCTTTATTGAGACAAAAAATTTAAACGTGTCTAAAAATTTACCTAACACTAAAGACGTTGATTCACCACTCATAAATTcgtaacaatttttatttttcgaaccTCGATGACAACAAACATGAATGAacgaattatatatatatatattaattaaataaaattacttaaaattcaaactaacataattaaataatagaacGATGTTGTATCTAACAAAGTTAAATATCACAAAGTTAACAATAAATTTTCATTACCACGTAATAAAATTAACAAAGTTACATAATTATTTAGAAGagaatatttaattaaatcataTGTGGGACATAGAAAaatgtcaaatataatatcaatatttagAAGTCAACTATGACTTCAATTCTTTACTATTCCCATTAatgataatttttcttctttgcttgtattttaataaaatcagactattttattttgttacaagataaaatatatttaagaaatttatcaACTAATATATGGCATACATAAAATATAGGTTAATAGTCTTATATAATATATAACACACACACGTGAACAAACAAGAAAAACTTTAAGAGTAAAAAGGACATGGATACAACAgagcacaaaaataaaatattctggCGACGGTATCGATTGGAATTCAGCGGTCGGAGAAGGAAGTGGGGTGCGGAAGAGGCTGCGCTAGGCTTCGCCAGCCATGGTTTGATCGGCGTGGAGGAGGGGTAACGGGAACAGGGAAGTCGGAGCGGTGTGAGGCTGGTTTGAATAACGAGACAATACACGGTCTTTAAGTCTTGTTTTTGTCTCACGTAATTCTTGAAGATGACTTCCCTAGTTGGTGAAAAATTCTTCTACAAAAAGAAATCTTTGCTGTATGCACAACAAACTCTTCTTTAGTCCATTATAACTTTGATCAACACTTTCATTATTGatattagtaatttttttcacttttgaaaACAATAATGAAATCAGGAATATAATTTAACAAAAGAAAACTTATTAATGAATAATGATTCACACAATTTTTAATTAcacatattaaaattatttacattCTCATTCAATACTTTTCACAATGTAATTTATGacataaataatttaagtttgaatcGAAAACCAGTAATTGATTCAAATGGAATACTGCAGCAGAGAAATAGTTGTCACCGGAAACTTCAATCGAAAAACTCTTCTTTGATTTTTCACTTTCACTTTTCTTTTCAGATAAGtttctttttctcccttttctgATAATTTTTACTCACAGTGTTTTTCTGATGGTCTCTGTATTCTGATAATCAATATTCGTTATCCGTTTTTTTTTAATCTGAAAGGGGGGAAAGTCCTTTTATAATGGGACTCTTGGGAGGGAACAGTTAAAATTATCAGGTAAGGGAGgggaaaatttaaaattcaaattgaattaattaataatagtattttcttaaaataaaaaatgatagtaataataaagataataataataaataaataaaaataataataataattaattaattttatatttaataaaacataacaacaatttataaatagacaaatataaatataataaaatagtactaaaactactaatttatttattaaaatttataaaataaaaacatatatttttaatttttaaaattagaaaagaaaataataataataataataataataataataatatatgattaaatataaatatttaatattgatagataagttaaaatttagggaggataaaaaatcacgtgtctacacaagtatgatcccgtgccctccatgcgatcaaagcttgattcttcacatagtgactttgaatgatgtcgtcgAAAACTAAGACggtcattattcttgtatcatcttcCTATGATACTTTGTCAACAACCATCTTACATCGTAAGGACTTTATTGAGATGAAAGATGTCACATCATCTCTTTTACTCCATGAGAAGATGAGAAAGAAGCCTGAAAATCATGGGCAGACTCTCATCACAGAAAATAGAGGCAGGAATTACCAACGGAGTTCAAGTAACTATGATAGGTCCGGAGGTCGTGGAAAGTCTGAGGTCCGATCTAAATCAAGAGTCATAACTTGCTACAAATTTTATCAATCAGGTCATTTCAAAAGAGATTGTCCAAAATCAAAGAGGACAAATATGAAAGCAATGGCCAGAAGATTGACGACAACACAACCACCATGGTGCAAAACAATGATAATGTGGTTGTCTTCATAAACGAGGAAGAGGAGTGCATGCATGGCAGGTACAAAATCGGAATGAGTGGTTGATACGAAAGCATCTTTACTTTGCTACACCAGTAAGGGATCTTTTCTCTAAATATGTAGCaagtgatttttgtgttttgaaaatacATACTAGAAGTTACTCAAAGATTACAGGGATCAGACCTTTTTATTAAGACAAATGTCGAATGCACATTGATTCGAAAGATGTGCGCCATGTACCTGATTTGCGGTTGAACTTGATTTGGGTAATTTGTTTGAACCACGATAGGTACAATAATTATTTTGCAAATAAAAAACGGAGACTCATGAAGGAAGCATTGGTAATTGCAAAAGGAATTGCTTGTGACGCGTTCTACACGACAAATGCAGAAATATCTTCGTGGTTTTTGTAGGACTATATTTGTTTTATCTCCGAAACCTAATGACGAATAATGAAAACGAAAAGAGGAACAACTGATCAGATTAATAGAATGACTTAGACATGATGTGTACACATTAAAATGGCAGAGTCAAAATATTGTTACTCAATTACATAATTCCTAGTACTTCTCATTTGGTTATTGTCCTTTAAGAATAATATCATTAATGGACCATGCTTTGCTTCTTTCGTCTGTTGATCCATCTAACGACCTAGCATAAGAACTACAGAAGACATTAATGGCCGATCGAGCAGGCGAATATGTATGCATTTCAGGCCAATATGAGTCCGAAAATAGATTTACCCATTAAGTCTAGTCCTTTGATTTCACTCCATAGTAGCCATGtctaaaatcattccaaaacatagttacaaataaaaaaaaaattaaataggttCAAAACCACtcaaatgaaattacaaaatgcTGGGACTACAACACTCTGAATTACAAACAGCAGATGACTCTGAATACAATTACTTTACAACATATCAACTTGCAATGAAACACTACCAAAAGAGATGCTAAATTCTAAATTTCCAAaaatgtgttcttgattttgttaAGCCTCTTGACTACATCTTTCATGGTTATTCTTGATTCTGGTGTTTCCTTTGTACAGTCTAAAGCTAATTCTACCTTGGAGTCTATGCATATTTCACTTTTGGAAGTGATTTGTTCTTCTTCAGAAAAAATATTCGTATCCACCACTTCCAGCATAGTTCCTGAAAATGATCGTGTTATCCATTTCCTCAAGTCAAGATTTTCATAGCCTATCTCTTCATCTGTTGGCCTTCTTTGGGTCAAAACCTCCATCAACATGATGCCGTAACTATAAACATCACCACTAGTGGACACTACTCCCTCCGAGTCATATtcttagaaaagaaagaaatgaaaaaaagttattccattgaaattttaaaaaaaattctgtACAgataatgtcacgacccgaaccagggcctggccgtgacgagcatttcaaaccatggaggcccgaaacacccctatctgtctgataatcatgcacataattcatatgatcaaagtaatgcggaagaaacacaatataatggaaacatggtcaagaatcatatgaaaacgaaaatggggaatagtgtcccacaatctaaatcaacatgtctaaaaccgtctgcgaaatctctactatatgactgaaacaatgtctatctgaaaactgggacaaggcccccaacaAAACCAAgactaatataagataaaaggaaagcaggacataagacctcccgaaacatagaaggctcaccacttgtctctgcaactctgtctgaaagatctactgattctcttgacccctagactggcctctgaacctgagaggttggagaggggagggggtcagcacaaaagtactggcacacagagatatcaaagcaaaacataatatttttacaaaatatagttgagatccattataaagcaatttcgtatcaaatcatttgaaaatacatgggtgtaatgcaatagtttttttcaacaataatgaaatgcaactgagctaggtggaataccctacataatttacaccaactgtcaaacctcagttgccgccgagattagagtataagtgagggagagacacacaagaccacaaagcatggtgtctcaacccgaatcaaatatggtagtgcacaaaaCCACAAAGCATGGTTCCTAactataatcccaatttgggataatataatatcaggtacggaagaccacaaagcatggtaccaatattccgtgttGGCAAACAAGTTCTTCCAGCGATGAGCcacttgtgtctcaaacgccttcctcgggcatccacctttctcatgtaaaatcaatgcattcaaatttcatcttattcaatcgcatattgtattctgtagggtatcgtcatacctgacttgcaagtcatcaatatcacatccacatatgcataatcatgtaaaaaccaaggtgcttcatcatttacaagtggtgaacaatatttatttcaaattaatgctctcttttgttgatcacaatataatatgtagtatcgaaacattatcatgggaatttgaaaacaatttatcattcatatttatcaaacttccatgaaaaaatctcaaatcacatatgcatggtttcaaccattgaagtatataggcaaacaattcccatgacataaagaaaatgacttagaaatcatattgaaagcaagatattagcatttgattgaaaacccccatttaaaagcatgcatgttcataaaaactacacccatgagattttaggataaccccacgtacctctatttccaaggataatagatgtttcttgaagcttgcagatttggtgattccaaatatataattatctttgaaaacctacggtcaaatcttgaactatttgggtttttatgttgaaaccctaaggagaatcttgagcacttttgatgaaagaataagtattttagggtccttggaactaaatctcgtgttttagggttaagtaagggtggaaaaggaccactttttccttaacacggagtgtttaattcaccagaattctttacataggtgccgcccatCCCATCGCCTATCTTCACATAGGAGCCGCCTATCCCATCGCCTatcttcacataggcgccgcctaggctatcgcctatgtttacataggcgccgcctaggctatcgcctatgcttttaGTGACCATgggagattggttaggcgtcgcttatcactttgaagggccataacttcttgctctagtgttggattttagccaaattggtatcgttggaaagataactcgaatACATATCATTtaacacatagtaggcttcctaattcaacatacacagagagttatgatcgatgaaagctgacacactttacaacgtttactaaaacttagtcgatcgaaatagtttcaactcgtccttgagttgaaggacctctatggtctaaattcaaccttgagtggattcacatgctacacaataattaacatgccgtattggcataggattttatggcttcgagattagcaacacatcgaaatcatggtttttattctaacccaaaatgcggggcgttacagatAAAGACTTGTTTTTTCTTCTACAATTTGGAGAGGCTTTATTATgataagagaaaatcaaagagaGTGAAATTTTATACCTGGTGCAATGTATCCAAGAGTGCCCAACGTCTCTGTATGTGCCATGGACTTGCTTACAGCTAAAATCTTAGAGATTCCAAAATCACCAACATGCGCCACCATATCTTCATCCAAAAGAACGTTTGTTGGCTTTAGGTCGCAATGAACTGTTGGAGTTTCATTACCATGATGTAGATATTCAATTGCCATAGCCACATCAAGCATCACAGTGACTTCGGAGAAGGTTCAAGTGGCAGTCTTCTCTGTACAACCAATTCTCAAGGCTCCCGTTGGACATATATTTCATAACGAAGGCTCTTATATAGTCCCTAGAACAAGTAGTAATCACAGGGACAAGATTTCTGTGTCTAACATTTCTCATCACTTGCATTCGGAATCAAAACTCTTGCATACTTgctcattttccaaatccaaaaccTTTATGGACACCACAGTTCCAATAGATAATGTTCTTTTGAACACAGAACCAGAACTTCCCGCACCAATTAATTTGGTCCAACAAAATTATCTGTTGCTCGTTGAATCTCATGATAAGAAATCAATTGATAAGTGTTGATCTCCGGAACCCTTTCCACATCTTTGGGCTTCCCTTTCTTTTGCCGTTTCATTATCCAAATTGAAACTAACAAGAATATCAGAAAGGATGAAGTAAACACTGGAGTAATATTTTTTAGCAAAACCTCCTTAAACTTTGATTGTTGTTTAGGATTAACTGTAGCACAAGCAGGAACCTCCAATATGTGCATTCCCCATAGACCTTTGTTCCCGAGAAATGATTGCAAAGTGGAATTTACAAACACACCACCACTGGGTATTTCACCTtctaaatcattaaatgaaacgTTGAAGGCTTTAAGGTACAAGAGGTTTTCCAATGACCTAGGAATAGTACCTGACAAGGCATTTAAAGACATATTCAAGAATTCCAAGCTTATTAAATGGGCAAAGGATAATGGAATTTGTCCAAAAAATGAATTGTTTGATAGGTCAAGAAACTGCTGGTTTTGGAGTTCCCCCAATCTGCTTGGTACCTTTCCCTAAAAGTGGTTACCGGAAAGATCTAGTTCTACAATGACATTCAGTTCTCCAACATCCGATGGAACTTCGCCCTCTATAAAATTTTGTGATACGTCTAGATAGAGAAGACCACTCATCTTCAAAATGCTTAGGGGAAACTCTGAAGATAATTTGTTAGAACTCAAAGGAAGAAGTTGTAGCATGCTTTGATTTCCTATACATCCTGGGATCTTTCCAGTGAGCTTATTACCAGTTAGTGTTAATTTAAACAAATTAGATAAATGATATACCGCCTCTGTAATATGTCCTTGCAATTTATTGTTAGTTAGAAACAGTCCTTGGAGTTGTTTAAGCTTACCAATTTCAGAAGGAATACTCCCCGTCAAGTTGTTTCCTTCAAAGCTTAGTTCTATTAGACCGCTCATGTTGCCTATTC is from Capsicum annuum cultivar UCD-10X-F1 chromosome 5, UCD10Xv1.1, whole genome shotgun sequence and encodes:
- the LOC124898433 gene encoding putative receptor-like protein kinase At3g47110 — translated: MRFSLNNLSRGIPATAGLHLQNLKELILRENQIKEEIPQYITNASMLEILSLEGNFLTGAIPTNLGNFHELRVLLLHSNQLTNEPREHELRFFNSLADSRMLRYVEMGNNPLNGTYILDAHINGLIAQGIGNMSGLIELSFEGNNLTGSIPSEIEFPLSILKMSGLLYLDVSQNFIEGEVPSDVGELNVIVELDLSGTIPRSLENLLYLKAFNVSFNDLEGEIPSGGVFVNSTLQSFLGNKGLWGMHILEVPACATVNPKQQSKFKEVLLKNITPVFTSSFLIFLLVSIWIMKRQKKGKPKDVERVPEINTYQLISYHEIQRATDNFVGPN